The window ACTCCACGCGGAAGTCGACCGCGCCGCCCTGTCCGGCGTTGCCGCCATCGCCGAGAAACTCCCACTCGAAGGTCAGACAGCGCTGCTCGCCGGGCCCGAGGCAGCCGTCGCCGAGAATCCCCGGACGCAGTTCGACCCCGTCCGCGAGCGCTGACCCGTCGATCTCCGCGAGCGTTCCGGCGTCGATCTGCTCGCCGACGGCCGCAAACTCGCTTTCGGCGCCGCCGCAGCTGCCGATTCCGAATATCCCGGTATCGTGCCGGATGTCGAGTCTGATGCGCTCCGCGAGGGCGGCGCTCGCCGCGTCGGCGGTTTCGAGGTGCGGATCGATCTTCAGCCACACGCGGGCGGTGTCCTCGGGGTCTTCCAGCCGGAGCCCGACGCTCGCCGTTCCGTAGTCGTGCGGTAGCGCGTTTTCGACGTCGAATAGCCGGATCCCGGCCGCTTCGACGTCGTCTTCGGCGTCGGTCGGGCTCGAATCGACGACCGTCCCGTTCTCCGTGCGCCGCCACCCGACGAGCAGATTCAACGGCGTGTCCGTCTGGGCGTACGTGTACGCCGAGTACTCGTCCCAGTTGTCCGTTCCCGTCCGCCGTCCGGAGGCGGCTCCGAGGGTCGCGAAGCCGACGGCTCCGACGCCCGCGAGTGCCTCCCGCCGCGTGAGTCCCGATTCTTTTTGTGTCATTGTGCGTGTGTGCGGCTCCGAACGGCCGTTTCGTCGATGCGCTTCCTCTCGTCTATACCCCCGTACGCCGACTGCGCTGGTATGTATGCGCGCCCTACCCGGGCGGACCGACGCCCGTACCTGTGCGGTACGGGCCGCATACCGGTCAGATCGCATCGAAGCGAACGGCGGTCGTTTGTCCCGGCCGCGATCGGATCAGGCCGACTGGGGTCCCGCCCCGTCGTTGTGGCGCGCCTGCTCGGTGTAGAAGCCGAGGTCGAAGCCGAGCGTGTCGCCCTGGACCTCGTTGCCCACGTCGAACGGCAGTTCCCATTCGAGCGCGACGCAGTGCATCACGCCGTCGCCCGCGAACGGCTCGCGATTTGCGTCGGCGGGGTCGTCGTCGAACTCGTCGTACGGCGTCGACCGGTTCCCGTCGAGCGGAATCCCGTCGCCGTCCTCGAGCGCGTCGAGCACGTCCGCGAGCGAGCCGTCCATGATGATCTTCTCCTGTCCGGTCTGCGCCGCAAGGTTCCCGAACACCGAGGGGATGTTGAGCGGATCGCTGACGTCGTTGAAGAACGTCGGGTCGCCGCCCGACCCGCCGGCCGGACCCGCCATCGCCTGGAGCGTGCTCGCGCTGCCGTCGACGTTGATCGTGTACACGTTGGTCGCGGGGTTCGGCGACGCCGCGCGGGCGTCGTCGGCCGCGTCCACGGGGTCGGAGAACTGGGTGCTGCCGGTCCCGTTGAACGACTCCCCGTCCGAGAGGACGATGTTCCGGTACTCGACGCCGCCGCGGCCGTTCGCGTCGAGCTCGGCCTGCGCGTCGTTGATCCCCTCGCCGATGTAGGTGCCCGTCGCGATGCCGCTCGCGTTCGAGAACGGGTCCGCGTTGCTGTCGTCGATGTTGGGGTCGTTGTTCGTTCCGCTGACGACGTTCGCGAGCTTCTTCCGGAGCCCGTCGAGCGCGCCGTCGACGAGCGAGAGGTCGCTCGTCAGCGGCTGGAGGAGTCCCGTTCGGGGCTCGGTGTCGCCGCTCCCCTCGCCGTCGAAGTACGCGACGCCGACCTGAACGTCGGACCCCTGCGACTGGAGGTAGCTGACGAACTGGCGGGTGCCGAGCTCGACGAGGTCGATCTTCGTCGTCTCGCCGTGGGTGGTCCCGCCGACCGTGATGTCGTCGTCGTTGACGACGCCGCCGTACTGCTCGTACAGCATCGAGCCGGAGAAGTCCAGCGTCAGCATGATGTCGACCGGCTCCGCGCCGTCGTACACGTTGTCGCAGTCCTCGTCGTACCAGAGCGTCGCCTGGATGGCGTCGCCGAGGTCGCCGAGGTTATCGGGGTCGACGAGCAGCTCGGGCTCGGTGCCTGCGCCGCCGTCGTCGCTGACGTTGCCCGCCTGCATCCAGATGTAGCCGGGGTTGTCACAGAGGTGCAGCGAGAAGGTGATCTCGCCGGAGTCGCCGGGCTTCACGTCGGTGAGCTGAACGAGCGTGTCCATCTCCTCGCCCGTGACCGGATCCGTCCCGAAGTCCGCCTCCGATAGCGGCGGGATGTTGTCGCAGGTCAGCACCGGGAGGTTCGCGCCGTTGCTGTCATCGTCGTCCTCGTCCGGGAAGTCGCTGTACGTGACCACGTCGCCGTCGATCTCGACGGACTGCTCGCCGTCGCCGTCGTGGTCGGGGTGCGCGCTGACGAACTGGCGGCCCTCGCCGAAGTCGTACGTCTGCTGCCAGTCGACCAAGAGGTCGAGCTGGCCGGCGGTGAGCGTGTTGCCGTCGAACGACTCGGTGTCGTTGAAGTACGCCGTGGTGCCTAAGCCCGCGCCCGCCGACGCCAGCCCGACCGCGCCGAGGCCGGCCAGGACGGTCCGCCGCGAGAGTCCGATGGTGTCGATGTTGTCTTTGTCGTTCATGAGTGTAATTCCCCGTAGGGAAGTCCCACCGACGGAGTCGAACCGTCGTCCCGGCCGCCCGCGCGGGTCCGGAATGGGAGAGCGATCACGCCGCCCGAAGCGGCGGGGTCGTCAGCGCGTCAGGGGCTGAACTCGATCGCGTTCGTGCTGTTGTAGAAGTCCGGGCCCAACGAGGGGTCGACGTTGACCTCCGCGATGGGTCCCTCGCCGCCGGTGCTGCCGTACCCGAGCAGCCGGAACGTCGAGTTGATGTCGCTGTTCGGGATCCCGAACACGATCGTGTTCCCGACCTTCGCCGCCGAGAAGCCGGCCGGAAGCGCTTCGGTCGCGCCGTAGCTCCCGCCGTTGTTCGGCTGGTATCCGAACGGCGCGTCCGGGAACCCGGCGCTCGGCTGCCAGATGAGCTGCCAGTCGTGGGTGCCGTCCGCATCCGCGTCGACCGCCACGGGGAGATTCGTGCTGGAGTAGTCCGCGATGTCGAGGAAGTCCACCCCGTCGCCGTCGTCGGCGAACGCGAAGCTCAGGACGGTCTGGTTCTGGCCGACCGAGACGCTGGTGTAAACGTTCCCGTCGGTGGGGTTACCCAGGGTCTGGCCCTTCCAGTCGTTGTCGTACGCCGTGACGACAGTCTCGTCGACGCAGGGGTTGTGCGCCCCGTCGTTGTGGCGAGCCTGGACCGCGTAGAACTCGAAGTCGAAGGCGACCGAGTCCGTCTGGATCTCGTTTTCGACGCTCGTCGGGACGACCCACTCGAAACAAACGCACTGTTCGGCGATGTTCGGTTCTCCATCGACGAACGGCTCGGTGACGCCCTCGAACGCGGGGCGGTCGGCGAGCGACGCGCCCGCGTCGCCGTCGCCGGAGAGCGGAATGCCGGCTTGGAGCGCGAGCATCACGTTCGCCAGCGAGTCGGAGATGATCTCCTCGCCGATGACGGTCTCGCCTTCCACGTCAGTGCAGTACGAGACGGTCACCTGCATCGCGTCGGCGAGCTCGCCCTCGTCGGGCGTGTCGTCCACGTCCATCTCGGGCTCAGACTGCCCGTTCTCCGCGTTCTCGGTCAGCTCGCCACACATCCACATGTACGCGGGGTTGTCGACGATCGAGAAGCAGAACTCGCCCTCGCCGGAGTCACCAGGCTTCAGGTCGGAGACCTGGATGCTGAGCGGCTCACCCGTCGAACCCTGGCCATCGATCCCGACGACGTTCCCGTCGACGTACGTTCCCGGCTCCGTGGAGTACTGCGCGTAGCTGCCCTGATCCTCAGAGTAGTCGACGTGGACGAACAAGTCGAGCGAGCCCGCCGTCAGCTCGTTGTTCACGAACGTCTCGGTGTCGTTGAAGTATGCCGTCGTCCCGAGGCCCGCGCCCGCGGAGGCCACGCCGACCGCACCGAGTCCGACCAGCATCTTACGCCGCGATAGTCCGATTGTGTCGTCGTTCATTATGTATCATCCCCGTTTGGGGGAACTCCCGACGGCGGTCGCGAACCGCCGCGTCGGCCGCCCGAAGGCGCCGAGCCGGGAACCGGACGTGTCTCGTCGTCCGGGGCCGCGTTGCTCCGAGGAGCTAGTTCTGACCGCTCACGTTGCCGGTACCGTTGGGTGCGGGACCGGGGCTGGTGCTGTTCACGTCGGTTCCGTTGAACGCCACCTGCGGATTATCGTTGTGCCGCGACTGCTCGGCGTAGACGGCGAGATCGAAGCTCACGGAGTCGGTCTGGATCTCGTTGCCGACCTCCGCCGGGAGCGTCCACTCGAAGCCGATGCACTGGGTGGTCGCGCCGGGGTAGGGCTGCCGACCCTCCTCCTGGCGGTTGCCGTCGAGCGCCTCGCCGTCGGCCAGTTCCGCGAAGACCTCGCTCATCGTGCCCGAGAGGATCTTCAGTTCGCCCGCGAGGACGATCTGCGCGATTTCGGCGTAGACGGTGTCGAGGTCGGCCGGGTCGGGCGCGACGAAGGCATCGTCTGGCGAACTCGCGAGGCTCTGGAGCAGCGAGGTGTTCGCGCTCCCGAGGGCGATCGTGAAGATGCGGATGCCCGCGTTCTTCGCGGCGTCCGCCGCGGCGTTCGCGGCGCTGGCGCTGGAGTTCCCGTCGCTCAACAGGATCATCACCTTCGAGGCGCCGGGGGTGGCGTTGCTCCCGTTGAGGAGCTCGTCCGCACCAACGTCGATACCTAGGTCGATGCTCGTGCCGCCACCGTCACTGTAGGCGTTGATGGCGTCCTTGACGGCCTGGTAGTTCGTGGTCAGCTCCTGGTCGAGCGACGCGGAGCTGTTGAACGAGATCGCGGCGGCCTCGTCCGGGGCAGAGAGGTTGTCGACGAACCCGTTCGCGGCGGCCTGGAGGTCGTCGATCGAACCGCTCATCGAGCCGGAGACGTCGCTGACGAGCGCGACTTCCAGCTCCTGCTGCTGGCCCGTACCGGTGGGCTCGTACACGTTGTCGCAGTCCTCGTCGTACCAGACGCAGACCTCGATGGCGTCGGCGAGCTCGCCGATGCCGTCTGTGTCCTCGCCCTCGGCTGCCAGTTCGGGCTCGGACTGACCGTTCTCCGCGTTCTCGGTCAGCTCGCCCGCGAGGTAGAGGTACGCGGGGTTGTCACAGATGTGAATGCTGATCGTGACCTCGCCGGAGTCGCCGGGCTTCACGTCGTCAAGCGTGAAGATCGGGATCCCGTCGCCGTTGACGAGGAACTCGTCCGCCTCGGGCGAACAGAAGTCGAACTCCTCTCCCGTAACAAGGTCCTCCCATGCCTGCATGTCCGCAGGGCTGGGCGCCTGATCGAGCAGGTACCGCCCGTCACCGAGGTCCTCGGCGTCCGGGTAGCCCATGTCGACGACGTCGTCCAGACGGCCGGGACCGCCGAGGTACGTCGACTTGTAGTCCAGCTTCAGGTCGAGCTCGCCCGCGGTGAGCGTGTTGCCCTGGAACGACTCGGTGTCGTTGAAGTACGCCGTGGTACCGAGTCCCGCGCCCGCGGACGCGACGCCGACGGCACCGAGGCCCGCGAGCACTTTGCGCCGCGAGAGTCCGATTGTGTCGTTTGTGTCTTGGCTCATGGTTTCTCCCCCGACCCGCGTCCCGTCCGCGCTGGGCTGACCGAATCGGTTACTCTCTCCTCCGAGGGATACCCACCTAGTTACGCGCAGCCACGTCACCGTGGAACGGAGGCTTCGATTCGGTAGAACGGACGGTGCCGACGGTCAAAGGCCGCCTTCGACCGGCGGTCCGGCGTCCCTACTCCGGGCGAGATCGGCGGCAGGAACCCCGTACTTCGAACGCGGGGGGCGGTACGGGATCCGTGCCGCATCGAAGATGAGATCGGGGGCGATCCGAACCGAACGACGGGGTCCACGGGGACGCGTGCTATCGGTTTCGAAGAGCCGAATCTCGGGATAAGGTACCACGAAACACGGTCCGAACAGGGGTAGCGAGCGCATACATATCCCCTCGAAGGAAGATGTAGCGTCAACGACCGATCTCCGTGCCGCGCGGAGCGTCGGACCCCCACCCATGAAACTCAGAACCGACGTCCTTCCGGCGGAGCAGGTGTATTCCATCCTCGCGAACGAGCGCCGTCGGCGCGCCCTCGAGCAGCTCGGGAGCGTCGGCGGCGTGGTGACGGTCCACGAGCTCTCCGAACTGGTGGCGGGCCGCGAGACAGGCGAGAACCCGCCGCCGAAGCGCTGTCGCGAGAGCGTGTACACCTCGCTCGTCCAGACGCACCTGCCGAAGCTGGAAGCGGTCGGCGTGGTCGAGTACGACCGGGAGACGCAGACGATCGAGCTGTCGCGGCACGCGCGGGACGTGTCCCTGTACACCGAGATCGTCGCCACGGGCGGGGTGACGTGGTCGGAACTGTACCGCGCGCTCGGCATCGCGTCGCTGACGGTCCTGCTCGCGATCCTGCTCGAAGCCCCGGTCGCCTCCGTGATCGACCCGGTCCTCTGGACGAGCCTCTCGCTCGGCGCGTTCGCCCTCACGGGCGCGTACCAGCTGTGGGTCAACCGCTTCTCCGTGCTCCGGCAGTTCCGGATCGGACGCAGCGGCCTGCTGTCGCGGCCCCGAAGCTGAGACGAACGACGAATTCTGCGACTTGCCGATTCTATTTATAAACAGACGAACGCTGCGGTCGGCGCGCGCCGGCGAGCGGCCGCCCTCGGCGGTCGCGAGTCGCATGCGCGAGGGAGTCGGTGGTCCGGAGCAACGCGGAGGACCACCGACGAGGCTGGGGAGGTGAGAGGTGCGGTGCTGTGTGGGTGGGGCTCAAAGGGGCAGCCGTGAGGGGCGCGGAGGCGAAGCCAAGCACCGCAAGGAGGGAGCGAAGCGACTGACTGAGGAGCGCAGCGAGCGTGCGCGCCCCTCACGGCTGGGGCTTTGGAGGTGTTCACCGCCGATCCGCCGTCAACCGTTTATAAATGAGCGGCTGGGGCTTTGGAGGTGTTCACCGCCGATCCGCCGTCAACCGTTTATAAATGAGCGGCTGGGGCTTTGGAGGTGTTCACCGCCGATCCGCCGTCAACCGTTTATAAATGAGCGGCTGGAACTTCGGCAGAATCCACCACGAAACAATCGGTCACAACGTGTTATTCGGCCGCGAGCGACGGCGGCAGGTCCAGCTCGAACAGCCGCGCGTTGCAGGCGGTACACCGGCCCGCGACCACGTCGTAGCTCGTACAGCAGGACTCGACGACGCGCTCCTCGAGGCTCACCGGACCCTCGCAGGCGGGGCACTCCTCGACGAACAGTCGGAGCGCACCGAGCACGCCGCTCCGCGCCGCGAGCGGGAGAGCCGTCCAGTCGTCGACGCGGTCAGATAACGCGCGGTCGGCGGCGACGTCGGCGAGGAACGCGGCGCGGGACTCCCAGTGACCGATGCGCTCGCCGTCGGCGGACGCGAAGGCGGTCCCGCCGCGCCAGTCGAGCGAGAGCGAGTCGCCGTCGACGCCGGTGAGCGTCGCGAGCGCCGCCACGTCGGCAGCGATGCCGGCGTCGTCGTTGGCGGTCATCGGGGCGTCGGCGGCGGTCACCGAGATGTCGGCGCCGGCGGTCACCGAGGCGTCCGCGGCGTCGGCAACGCTCGCGTCGAGGCGCATCTCGTCGAGGGCGTCGTTCCACGCGGACGCGAACCACGGCGCGAACGAGAGGTCGGCCCCGTCGGGCGTCTCGACGAGGACGTCCGCCGACAGCAGGTACGACTCCGCGTCGACGTCGGCGGGCGGCGCGGCGGCGCGGCCCTTCCCGAACAGCCGCAGCACGCGGTCGGGGAGGTAGCGCTTCGTGAGTTCCGGCGTGCCGGGGACGAGGTAGCCGCGCAGCCAGATCGCCGCGAGGGAGACGGCGAGGGCGAGCGCGGCCAGTTCGATCGCGGCAACGACGGCGATCGCGGCGGCGGCAGCGACCGCGATCGCGACGTTGACCGCGGTGCAGGGAAGACAGCGGTTCTCACCGGTGTACTCCGGGCGACGAAGCCGGTCGAGCCGACCGAGACGAGTGTCGTGTGAGGTCGTCATACCCCCCGAGAGGCGCCGGTCGGTCGTATGTATGGACGCCATACCGCCTCGCGCGGCGGCGATTACGGCGCGAAGGAGCTCGGAGACCCGTGAGGGATGGAGCACCCGACGCCGCCAGCCGTGGCCGCGAACAGCCTCGTCTAAGCTCTAGAATAATACATAACTATCAAACATACGGCGGTGAGACGGTTATTAACCGATCAAAATTCATATTTTATACTACCGGGAAAATAATAGAAAGTGATATGTTGTCCGGTGCCAATCTGTATGGATAGTCTATCTACCCGCGCTATGTCATCCCAAACCAAATGTCACCCCAACTCAGCATTCAGAAGGAAACGGCGTCGAGCGGGGAAGACGGCCCCTCGCGCGACGAGGTGTTCACCGCACTGAGCAACCGCCGCCGGCGAAACGTGATCACGTACCTGAAAGAGAACGGCGACGACGCTCGCGTCAGGGACATCGCCGAGCAGCTGGCCGCGTGGGAGAACGACCGCGAGATCAACGAAGTGACGTACAAACAGCGGAAGCGCGTCTACACGGCCCTCCATCAGTCGCACCTGCCGAAGCTGGCCGACAGCGGCTTCATCGAGTACGAGCCCGACAGGGGGATCGTCTCGCTGACCGAGGAGAGCCGCAAGCTCGAGGTGTACCTCGAGGTCGTCTCCGAAAACGAGATCCTGTGGAGCGAGTACTACGTGGGGCTCGCGGTCGTCTGCGGGCTGCTCGGCGGGGCCGCGGCGATCGGAACCGCCCCATTTGCGAGCGTCTCCGGGTACACGTACGCGATCCTCTTCGCGGTGCTCTTCGCCGTCTCCGGTGTGATACACCGGACGGTGACGCGTCGGAACCGGGTCGGGTAGCGTCGTCGCTCGGCTCGACACCCGTAGGGTTTTAGCCGCCCACGGCGGGAGTACGGGTATATGGCAACGGGGATCGTCGGGGAGTTCCTCGATCTCAAGGCGGAGACGGACGCGGACGTCCTCGCGATGCAGTGCGGCGACTTCTACGAGTTCTTCGCGGACGACGCGGAGCTGGTCGCCGACGAGCTCGACCTGACGGTGTCACAGAAGTCCTCGCACGGCTCGTCGTACCCGATGGCGGGCGTGCCGCTCTCGGAGCTGACCCCGTACGTGAAGGCGCTCGTCGAGCGCGGCTACCGGGTCGCCGTCGCCGACCAGTACGAGACGGACGACGGGCACGCCCGGGAAATTACGCGGGTCGTCACGCCCGGCACCCTGCTGGAGACCGCCGACGACGACGCGCGGTACCTCGCGGCGGTCGTTCGCGAGGACGACGAGCGAGCGGCGGGCGCGCCGGCGACCGGCGGCGCGTCGGCGACCGAGAACGACGACGCCGGTGGCCCCTACGGCCTCGCTCTCGCGGACGTCACCACCGGGCGGTTCCTCGTCACCGAGGTCGACGACGAGAGCGACCTCCGGGCGGAGCTGTACCGGTTCGACCCAGCCGAGGTGCTCCCGGGCCCCCGCGTCCGCAACGACGACCGGCTGCTCGGCGCGGTCCGCGAGGACCTCTCCGGGTCGGTCTCCCTCTTCGACGCGGAGGCGTTCGCGCCGGGGCGGGCGACGCACACCGTGCGCGAGCAGTTCGGGCGGGAGACCGCCGACAGCGTCGGTATCGACTCCGATCTCGCGCTGCGCGCGGCCGGCGCGGTGCTCGGCTACGTCGAGGAGACGGGCGCCGGCGTGCTCGCGTCGATGACCCGGCTCACGGCGTACGGCGACGGCGACCACGTCGACGTCGACGCGACGACCCAGCGTAACCTCGAGCTCACCGAGACGATGCGCGGCGAGGGCGAGGGGTCGCTGTTCGAGACGGTCGACCACACCGTCACCGCGGCCGGCGGGCGGCTCCTCCGGGAGTGGCTCACGCGACCGCGCCGGGACCGGGCGCGGCTCGACCGGCGGCTCGACGCGGTCGAGGCGCTGGCGTCGGCGGCGCTCGCGCGCGACCGCCTGCGCGAGACGCTCGGAGACGCGTACGACCTCGAACGGCTCGCCGCGCGGGCGACGAGCGGGAGCGCGGGCGCACGCGAACTCCTCTCGGTGCGCGACACCCTCGCGCTGGTGCCGGCGATGGTCGACGCCGTCGAGGGAAGCGAGCTCGCCGAGTCGCCGGTCGCCGAGGTGCTGGAGGGCCTCGACCGCGAGCGCGCCCGCGCTCTCCACGGCGAGCTCGCCGACGCGCTCGCGGACGACCCGCCGAAGGCGAAGACGCAGGGCGGGCTGCTCCGAAAGGGGTACGACGACGAGCTCGACGAGCTGATCGCGAGCCACGAAGAGGCGACGGAGTGGCTCGACACGCTCGCGGAGCGGGAGAAGCGCCAGTACGGGCTCAGCCACGTCACGGTCGACCGCAACAAGACGGACGGCTACTACATCCAGGTCGGCAAGTCCGTCGCCGACCAGGTGCCCGAGCACTACCGCGAGATCAAGACGCTGAAGAACTCCAAGCGGTTCGTCACCGACGAGCTGGCGGAGCGGGAACGGGATGTGCTCCGCTTGGAGGAGGCCCGCGGCGAGCTGGAGTACGAGCTGTTCGAGGAGTTACGCGAGCGGGTCGCCGACGACGCCGAACTGCTCCAGGACGTCGGGCGGGTCGTCGCCGAGGTCGACGCCCTCGCGTCGCTGGCGACCCACGCCGCCGGCAACGACTGGACCCGTCCCGAGCTGACCGACGAGCGCCGGCTCGACATCGAGGCCGGTCGGCATCCGGTGGTCG is drawn from Halorubrum sp. CBA1229 and contains these coding sequences:
- a CDS encoding SipW-dependent-type signal peptide-containing protein encodes the protein MNDDTIGLSRRKMLVGLGAVGVASAGAGLGTTAYFNDTETFVNNELTAGSLDLFVHVDYSEDQGSYAQYSTEPGTYVDGNVVGIDGQGSTGEPLSIQVSDLKPGDSGEGEFCFSIVDNPAYMWMCGELTENAENGQSEPEMDVDDTPDEGELADAMQVTVSYCTDVEGETVIGEEIISDSLANVMLALQAGIPLSGDGDAGASLADRPAFEGVTEPFVDGEPNIAEQCVCFEWVVPTSVENEIQTDSVAFDFEFYAVQARHNDGAHNPCVDETVVTAYDNDWKGQTLGNPTDGNVYTSVSVGQNQTVLSFAFADDGDGVDFLDIADYSSTNLPVAVDADADGTHDWQLIWQPSAGFPDAPFGYQPNNGGSYGATEALPAGFSAAKVGNTIVFGIPNSDINSTFRLLGYGSTGGEGPIAEVNVDPSLGPDFYNSTNAIEFSP
- a CDS encoding SipW-dependent-type signal peptide-containing protein; translation: MNDKDNIDTIGLSRRTVLAGLGAVGLASAGAGLGTTAYFNDTESFDGNTLTAGQLDLLVDWQQTYDFGEGRQFVSAHPDHDGDGEQSVEIDGDVVTYSDFPDEDDDDSNGANLPVLTCDNIPPLSEADFGTDPVTGEEMDTLVQLTDVKPGDSGEITFSLHLCDNPGYIWMQAGNVSDDGGAGTEPELLVDPDNLGDLGDAIQATLWYDEDCDNVYDGAEPVDIMLTLDFSGSMLYEQYGGVVNDDDITVGGTTHGETTKIDLVELGTRQFVSYLQSQGSDVQVGVAYFDGEGSGDTEPRTGLLQPLTSDLSLVDGALDGLRKKLANVVSGTNNDPNIDDSNADPFSNASGIATGTYIGEGINDAQAELDANGRGGVEYRNIVLSDGESFNGTGSTQFSDPVDAADDARAASPNPATNVYTINVDGSASTLQAMAGPAGGSGGDPTFFNDVSDPLNIPSVFGNLAAQTGQEKIIMDGSLADVLDALEDGDGIPLDGNRSTPYDEFDDDPADANREPFAGDGVMHCVALEWELPFDVGNEVQGDTLGFDLGFYTEQARHNDGAGPQSA
- the mutS gene encoding DNA mismatch repair protein MutS — translated: MATGIVGEFLDLKAETDADVLAMQCGDFYEFFADDAELVADELDLTVSQKSSHGSSYPMAGVPLSELTPYVKALVERGYRVAVADQYETDDGHAREITRVVTPGTLLETADDDARYLAAVVREDDERAAGAPATGGASATENDDAGGPYGLALADVTTGRFLVTEVDDESDLRAELYRFDPAEVLPGPRVRNDDRLLGAVREDLSGSVSLFDAEAFAPGRATHTVREQFGRETADSVGIDSDLALRAAGAVLGYVEETGAGVLASMTRLTAYGDGDHVDVDATTQRNLELTETMRGEGEGSLFETVDHTVTAAGGRLLREWLTRPRRDRARLDRRLDAVEALASAALARDRLRETLGDAYDLERLAARATSGSAGARELLSVRDTLALVPAMVDAVEGSELAESPVAEVLEGLDRERARALHGELADALADDPPKAKTQGGLLRKGYDDELDELIASHEEATEWLDTLAEREKRQYGLSHVTVDRNKTDGYYIQVGKSVADQVPEHYREIKTLKNSKRFVTDELAERERDVLRLEEARGELEYELFEELRERVADDAELLQDVGRVVAEVDALASLATHAAGNDWTRPELTDERRLDIEAGRHPVVERTTDFVPNDLRLDAERGFLIVTGPNMSGKSTYMRQAALIQLLAQAGSFVPARAATVGLVDGIYTRVGALDELAQGRSTFMVEMQELSNILHSATADSLVILDEVGRGTATYDGISIAWAATEYLHNEVRARTLFATHYHELTALADHLPRVANVHVAVDERDGEVTFLRTVRDGPTNRSYGVHVADLAGVPEPVVGRADEVLDRLREEKAIEAKGSRGGGKGSESDAGDGTGSGEGTKQVVFDLSSESFAGDGDGGGAAESDAPDPEGGRNGTGPESASGGSGGVAESTERAETAEADRLGPETRAVVEELTDVDVAATAPVELLARVQEWQDRLDGEDRLDGNG
- a CDS encoding VWA domain-containing protein: MSQDTNDTIGLSRRKVLAGLGAVGVASAGAGLGTTAYFNDTESFQGNTLTAGELDLKLDYKSTYLGGPGRLDDVVDMGYPDAEDLGDGRYLLDQAPSPADMQAWEDLVTGEEFDFCSPEADEFLVNGDGIPIFTLDDVKPGDSGEVTISIHICDNPAYLYLAGELTENAENGQSEPELAAEGEDTDGIGELADAIEVCVWYDEDCDNVYEPTGTGQQQELEVALVSDVSGSMSGSIDDLQAAANGFVDNLSAPDEAAAISFNSSASLDQELTTNYQAVKDAINAYSDGGGTSIDLGIDVGADELLNGSNATPGASKVMILLSDGNSSASAANAAADAAKNAGIRIFTIALGSANTSLLQSLASSPDDAFVAPDPADLDTVYAEIAQIVLAGELKILSGTMSEVFAELADGEALDGNRQEEGRQPYPGATTQCIGFEWTLPAEVGNEIQTDSVSFDLAVYAEQSRHNDNPQVAFNGTDVNSTSPGPAPNGTGNVSGQN